Within the Ensifer adhaerens genome, the region CGGTTCCCGGACCGCGGAACAAGCTTGGGAACGCTTCTAAGCTTTGCCAGTTCGAAGGTTTTCGGAAGGAGACCGCCATGGCTGACGGACGGTGGGAAAACGAGGAACATTGCGAACGCGATTCCGAGAAGGGCAAACAACCGGCTTCCTGGAACGAAACCGTCGTAATTGGTCTGCCCGATGCGGGCCACGAACGGCTGATCGCATCAGCGCGACAAGCGAAAGCGATTTTATTGAACGATTGGGCCGGATCTCGGTCCCGTCCAGCGTATCAGGCTGCATTGACCGCGTGTCGTGAAGCCATGAAT harbors:
- a CDS encoding DUF982 domain-containing protein, translated to MADGRWENEEHCERDSEKGKQPASWNETVVIGLPDAGHERLIASARQAKAILLNDWAGSRSRPAYQAALTACREAMNGHVPGYVARLAFEEAARDAGVLR